DNA sequence from the Glycine soja cultivar W05 chromosome 18, ASM419377v2, whole genome shotgun sequence genome:
GTTGCATTTAATGGACAGAGTAAATCTGAGCATATTGGACCACTGAATTTTTTGCATCGAGATTAGAGAGGGGACCATCTGCGTACTTTTTTCAAGCTTCAAAGAATAAAGACAACAACATGGTCTAAAGTTGCACCATTGATAAGATTATGCGGTCTGCCAAAGCACAAATTAAATTAcacaaactaataaataattaccCTTCCATTCTAATCATgaacaatttttcatcttttagctTTGGCCACTGCTTTTGGCACGGTTAAGGTTGTGTCTAACATAATTTTTACATTAGATAGTATTTTCATATCATCTGGTGCAtctgttataaaataataatcgtCCTATTAtacatgaataataataataaataaatataagagaatataattttataaaattaattttatatcatcattaatttatttataaattttgttgtccaatattaatattataaaagatataagcaaaaaaataattaatattacactgaaaaattaaaataataattattttgaaataaatttttttctcttgtatAATTATAATGAGACAAAGGACATAtgtcaatatattaaaaagggATCGATGTTTCAATTTCAGTACAAAACATTGGTAATACTTAATAACAAAGAAAAGTGGTGGATCTTACTATAATGTGTTGGTGCATGCAGGATAATTGATACAACCTGTTCAGCAACCCGACATTGTTTCTGTTCATGTTGTCGTATAGCCACAAGACAGCTTATTTTAACCAACTTATGGTAGCTTCTTCCAGTGAAAACAAACTAGTGGGCTCACATTAATTTcctcatttttttccttaagaGTGACTGATTGAGCTTGTGCCTTGTGTGTCACTCTTTTTATGagggaaagagaaaaagaaaagaagaacatGAAGtcatattttcttaaaagaaaaagaagattcCAACATCAGATAAAGATACAATAAACGTGAATGAACAATCAACAAACTCATCAATCAAAAAAGTTGAAGTTAAGTGGGAGAAAGCTGGTTGTGATGCTGAACTCAAACAGGCAGTTAATTTTATCCATCACCCAAAATTCTTGATGCAAACTATTAGTTTCTATTCCTCGTTTCAATGGGTTTATGTTCTCTTTTTTTGGTTACACTTCTTCTGCTAACATCATATGCGGTTTGCCAACTTGAAGGTATGTTTCCTTTATTAGATCACAACAACTCAGGCAGTTAGTTCTGAATATATACAATTTCAGTTCAAGCAACCATGCATCATAAAAAACTTCAACTCTTTTTTATCAACACAAAATTCTAAAGTAGAATATGTTTATTTTGCAAAATATCATATCATTTTATGACAGAAGGCAGAAGAGAGAAGAACAAAACTTAGATGCAATTTCTTAAGTGCTTTTAGTATCGTTCTTCAATTAGAATTGAAGTTTCATCTGAGTAATCAGCATAATAAATGTTTGTATTAGAGATCAATGTAAGATACGAAAGCAATACTCCAATTTTAATTGAAGAACAACACCAAAAACACCAATTTAATTGGCTCTAAATCTGTGAGATATTTGATTTTGGATGCAGAATTTATCAGCATTGACTGTGGAGGGACAAATAACTACACTGATAAAAGCACAGGGCTTGCATGGATATCAGACTATGGAATCATGAAACATGGTAAGCCAGTGGAGGTACAAAATCCAAGTGGAAACAAGGTTCAGTATCAGAGACGCCGAGAGTTTCCTATAGACAGCAGAAAATACTGTTATACTCTTGGCACTGAGGAGAGAAGAAGGCATCTGGTTCGAGCAACGTTTCAGTATGGTAGCTTGGATGATGGAGACACATACCCTCAGTTTCAGCTCTATTTGGATGCAACCAAATGGGCTACTGTGTCAATCTACGATGCCTCGAGAATTTATGTGAAGGAAATGATCTTCAGGGCACCCTCAAACTCTATTGATGTTTGCATGTGTTGTGCTACCACTGGTTCTCCCTTCATATCTACCCTTGAGCTCAGGCCCTTGAATCTTTCTATGTATGCCACAGATTTTGAAGGCAGTTTTTTCTTGAAAGTGGCTGCAAGAATTAACTTTGGTGCTCCAAGTGAGGATGTTGTCAGGTATGGTACTCCCCCTCAGTATTTTCTTTTCTACTTCTTCTAAAGTTTTTGGCACAAGAATGGAAAGTTTCAAATATTTGACATGATAGAACAAAGTCTCAAGGGAATCtatgtttaaaattttgcatTAATGATAGcttgattagaaaagaaaaaaatcaatatatttggTGCCAGTggcttgatttatttttttatttgtttattaacaAATATGTTATCAGGTATCCAGATGACCCATATGATAGAATTTGGGAGTCTGATCTTATTAAAAGACAAAATTATCTTGTTGGGGTGGCCCCAGGCACTGAAAGAATTAACAcaacaaagaaaatagaaatagagaCAAGAGAATACCCACCTGTTAAAGTGATGCAAACTGCAGTTGTTGGCACCAAAGGAATTCTTAGCTATAGACTAAACCTGGAAGACTTCCCTGGCAATGCTAGAGCTTATGCATATTTCGCGGAGATTGAAGATCTGCCTAAGAATGAGACTAGAAAATTCAAATTGGAGCAACCTTACATAGCTGACTATAGCAATGCAGTGGTGAACATAGCTGAGAATGCCAATGGGAGCTACACTCTCTATGAACCAAGTTACATGAATGTGAGTCTGGAGTTTGTGCTTTCGTTCTCCTTTGTTAAGACCCGGGATTCCACTCAAGGACCTCTTCTAAATGCAATGGAAATTAGCAAATATGTGTCAATTGCTTCAAAGACTGACAGGCAAGATTGTAAGTTCTTAATATCAGTTTATATTTGGGAAAATTGATCTTTTCTTGCATGTCCAAAATATCTTATCTGGAACGGTAATTGCATCaaagattaaatatttcaaGTTTGATCACTAACTTAAATATTTCAAGTTTGATCACTAACTTACAACAATTGCATTGCTGCACTGACTGAACAGGTTGCTAACTATACTCTTATTTTACAGCAAATTTTGTAAATGCATTTCGCTTCTTATCTGCTGAAAGTGTCCTAAAGAATGAAGGTGATCCCTGTGTTCCAACTCCCTGGGAGTGGGTAAATTGTAGCACAACTACACCTCCAAGAATTACAAAGATGTAACATCTCCATACCTTTTTGTTGATGTTTATGTTTTATGCTAACTTCTAGCCTAGTGAATTGTCATTCTATTAATGAGTCTCTCTGGCAGCAGTTTTTATACACACAAGAATGTTGAATTCCAAAAGTTGGTATTACAGAATGCCAGATACTGgaataattatatttgtagAACCAATTAGGCAGAAGCATGATGgaaaattattatcaatatttcTATTGTTCGCATAACATCTTGCCGTAGAAAATATTTACTGAAATTCCAAGCGGTACAAATTTTTACTAATTGAAATAAGTTGTATTAGAAACCTGTCAAGAAGGAATATGAAGGGTGAAATTCCACGGGAGCTCAACAACATGGAAGCATTGACAGAACTGTAAGTAAATcacctttaaaataaaagtgttttgTTTTAAATGGTTTCTTTTGTAATTCATTGTTGTTTTCTTAGGTGGTTAGATGGCAACATGCTCACAGGACAACTTCCTGACATGAGAAATCTTATCAATCTAAAGATTGTGTAAGTTCTTTAGTTTCACACATAGCCTTTAATCAAAGGTTTCGGGCGGAAtcaatcttattttaattttttcaactaATGACATGCAGGCATCTAGAGAACAACAAATTGAGTGGTCCATTACCATCTTACTTGGGTAGCTTGCCAAGTTTACAAGCACTGTATGTTGCACTTAGTCATCCATGTTTATCATCTCTACTTTGAGAGTTTGAAGCATTTTCGTAGTTAACCCCGAATTTCTCCAACTAAACACATTTGTTATCCTCAGACATTTATGAATCATGCACATCTGTGGATCTATGACAGGTTCATACAGAATAACTCATTTAGTGGGGTTATACCATCAGGATTACTTTCtggaaaaatcattttcaagtaAGTATCGtcatcaaaaacatattttttttttctagtatttGGTCAATTTAAGTGAATAAGCTAAACACTCAATAGAATTTGAATCAGCTTAAGTATGAATATAATAGGATGAGGATCTTTTTTATTAGGTTGTACCTAGATTGAAGTAACAGATATCTATTTCTTCTTCCAGCTTTGATGATAATCCTGAACTACATAAAGGGAACAAGAAGCATTTTCAGTTGATGCTAGGAATTTCTATTGGAGTACTAGCGATTCTATTAATATTGTTCTTAACAAGTTTGGTACTATTGCTTAATCTGCGGAGAAAGACATCTCGACAGAAATGTGACGAAAAGGGTTAGTCCACCTGGTCAAACTTAACAACACCTAGACAAATATGAAGTTCTATCATCAAATCATTATTGTGCCCTGCAGGTATTTCTGGACGCAGCAGCACTAAACCTTTAACTGGATACTCATTTGGTCGGAATGGGAATATAATGGATGAAGGTACTGCTTACTATATTACACTCTCAGAGTTGAAAGAAGCtactaataatttttcaaagaatattGGCAAAGGAAGCTTTGGATCAGTCTACTATGGGAAAATGAAAGACGGAAAAGAGGTGGCAGTTAAGACTATGACTGATCCATCCAGCTATGGGAACCAGCAATTTGTAAATGAGGTATTATTTCCATATTTGAATTCTGATTGAGAATTGGTTCTGTATAATCAACCTGTCAGTGTCCTACTATAGATTTTTAGCTGccgttcaataaaaaatattgtattccTTGAACTAGAGATACAGTAATATCAATGCTCAAACAGCTTAAGAAATTGAAGCTATGAACCTTCTCAACTCCAGCTCAGGTCTAACTGCAGAAAACTTTAGaacatgaatttcttaaataaatgaaGGGAACTAGAAGAATAAGAGAAAACCTTATGTTTCAGCTCATTGACTGTAGAGTCACAAATGCAGGTAGCCCTCTTATCAAGAATTCATCACAGAAACTTGGTTCCTCTGATTGGATATTGTGAAGAAGAATATCAACATATTCTAGTTTATGAATATATGCACAATGGCACTTTAAGGGAGTACATTCATGGTCTAATTCCACACccttttgttcatttatttaCCTAGTTGTAAAGATTGTGGCATGATAATAAATTCTAATGTTTTGACAGAATGTTCGAGTCAGAAGCAATTAGATTGGTTAGCTCGCCTTCGAATTGCAGAAGATGCATCTAAAGGTTGGCTAATGACTAGCTTCTTGGTCCACAAGTAATTTTAGCATTTCACTTCCAAGTTAACAGTTAAAGAGCAATTTTCTATTTCTGTAGGTCTTGAATACTTACACACAGGATGTAATCCTAGTATCATTCACCGCGA
Encoded proteins:
- the LOC114397701 gene encoding probable LRR receptor-like serine/threonine-protein kinase At1g67720, with the translated sequence MGLCSLFLVTLLLLTSYAVCQLEEFISIDCGGTNNYTDKSTGLAWISDYGIMKHGKPVEVQNPSGNKVQYQRRREFPIDSRKYCYTLGTEERRRHLVRATFQYGSLDDGDTYPQFQLYLDATKWATVSIYDASRIYVKEMIFRAPSNSIDVCMCCATTGSPFISTLELRPLNLSMYATDFEGSFFLKVAARINFGAPSEDVVRYPDDPYDRIWESDLIKRQNYLVGVAPGTERINTTKKIEIETREYPPVKVMQTAVVGTKGILSYRLNLEDFPGNARAYAYFAEIEDLPKNETRKFKLEQPYIADYSNAVVNIAENANGSYTLYEPSYMNVSLEFVLSFSFVKTRDSTQGPLLNAMEISKYVSIASKTDRQDSNFVNAFRFLSAESVLKNEGDPCVPTPWEWVNCSTTTPPRITKINLSRRNMKGEIPRELNNMEALTELWLDGNMLTGQLPDMRNLINLKIVHLENNKLSGPLPSYLGSLPSLQALFIQNNSFSGVIPSGLLSGKIIFNFDDNPELHKGNKKHFQLMLGISIGVLAILLILFLTSLVLLLNLRRKTSRQKCDEKGISGRSSTKPLTGYSFGRNGNIMDEGTAYYITLSELKEATNNFSKNIGKGSFGSVYYGKMKDGKEVAVKTMTDPSSYGNQQFVNEVALLSRIHHRNLVPLIGYCEEEYQHILVYEYMHNGTLREYIHECSSQKQLDWLARLRIAEDASKGLEYLHTGCNPSIIHRDVKTSNILLDINMRAKVSDFGLSRLAEEDLTHISSVARGTVGYLDPEYYANQQLTEKSDVYSFGVVLLELISGKKPVSSEDYGPEMNIVHWARSLIRKGDVISIMDPSLVGNVKTESVWRVAEIAMQCVEQHGACRPRMQEVILAIQDASNIEKGSEIQLKLSSSGGSKPQSSRKTLLASFLEIESPDLSNSCLPSAR